From one Papio anubis isolate 15944 chromosome 12, Panubis1.0, whole genome shotgun sequence genomic stretch:
- the LOC101003561 gene encoding olfactory receptor 5B21: MENRTEVTEFILLGLTDNPNLQILLLLAFLFIYLITLLGNGGMMVIIHSDSHLHTPMYFFLSNLSFVDLGYSSAVAPKTVAALQSGDKAISYNGCAAQFFFFVGFATVECYLLASMAYDRHAAVCRPLHYTTIMTAGMCALLATGSYVSGFLNASIHAAGTFRLSFCGSNEINNFFCDIPPLLALSCSDTRISKLVVFFVVGFNVFFTLLVILISYFFICITIQRMRSAEGRKKVFSTCASHLTAVSIFYGTIIFMYLQPNSSQSMDTDKIASVFYTVVIPMLNPLIYSLRNKEVKSALWKILNKLYPQY, encoded by the coding sequence ATGGAGAATAGAACAGAAGTGACAGAGTTCATCCTCTTGGGATTAACAGATAACCCCAATCTTCAGATACTCCTCCTCCTGGCATTTTTATTCATCTACCTCATAACCCTGCTTGGGAATGGAGGAATGATGGTGATCATCCACTCAGACTCCCATCTCCACACTCCAATGTACTTTTTCCTCAGTAACCTCTCCTTTGTAGACTTGGGTTACTCATCAGCTGTAGCCCCCAAAACGGTGGCTGCATTGCAGTCAGGGGACAAGGCCATCTCCTACAATGGATGTGCAGCTCAGTTCTTCTTCTTTGTGGGGTTTGCCACTGTTGAGTGCTACCTCCTGGCCTCCATGGCCTATGACCGCCATGCAGCGGTATGTAGGCCTCTTCATTACACCACCATCATGACAGCAGGTATGTGTGCTCTCCTTGCTACTGGTTCCTATGTCTCTGGCTTCCTCAATGCCTCTATCCATGCAGCAGGCACCTTCAGACTCTCCTTCTGTGGTTCTAATGAGATTAATAATTTCTTCTGTGACATTCCCCCACTCCTGGCTCTCTCATGCTCTGACACGCGCATCAGCAAGTTGGTGGTCTTCTTTGTGGTGGGCTTCAACGTCTTTTTCACCCTCCTGGTCATCCTCATTTCTTACTTCTTCATATGCATCACCATTCAAAGGATGCGTTCTGCTGAAGGGCGGAAGAAAGTCTTCTCCACCTGTGCTTCCCATCTCACTGCTGTGTCCATCTTCTATGGCACAATCATCTTCATGTACTTACAGCCCAACTCCAGCCAGTCCATGGACACAGACAAAATAGCCTCTGTGTTTTACACAGTGGTGATTCCCATGCTGAATCCCTTGATCTACAGTCTTAGGAACAAAGAAGTGAAAAGTGCTCTCTGGAAAATACTCAACAAACTTTACCCCCAATATTAA